From a single Pseudoliparis swirei isolate HS2019 ecotype Mariana Trench chromosome 12, NWPU_hadal_v1, whole genome shotgun sequence genomic region:
- the extl3 gene encoding LOW QUALITY PROTEIN: exostosin-like 3 (The sequence of the model RefSeq protein was modified relative to this genomic sequence to represent the inferred CDS: inserted 1 base in 1 codon): MQRNGGGGGAGGQPWVLRRVRLTWLSFMLFFILVFFPLIAHYYLTTIDEAGGPDKRIFGPRPGGXCEAKHVQDLCRIRESVSEELLQLEAKRQELNGEIARLNLRIEACKRSIDSAKQDLLQLKNVISQTEHSYKELMAQNQPRLSLPVRLLPDKEDLGLPPPKSARSCRLRSCFDYARCPLTSGFPVYVYDTGSYQWADYLDPLVKQAFAASVKSNIYITDNPSIACLYVVLVGELQESSSPPPSPLELEKQLKALPYWRSDGHNHVLVHFSRKSMTQNFLYNVSTGRAAVAQSTFLEQQYREGFDLVLSPLVHALAEPNFLEVPPQVPVKRKYLFTFQGERVESLRSSLQEAPPQSFEEEMEGDPPADYDDRIIGTLKAVQDSHLDQVLVEFTCKNPQPSLPTEWALCGEREDRLEVLKASTFGLVISPGDGHLVASAGCGMRLFEALEVGTIPVVLGDHARLPYHQFIRWSEAAIIVPKPRVTELHFLLRSLSDNDMLAMRRQGRFLWETYFSTTENVLNTLLASIRTSVQVPAAPIKEEPAHEIPHKAGKMAGTDANLADNGDLDLGPVETEPPYASPRFLRNFTYTVSDTYRAWNRAPGPFHLFPHTPLDPVLPSEAKFLGSGTGFRPIGGGTGGSGKEFQAALGGNVPREQFTVVMLTYEREEVLMNSLERLNGLPYLNKVVVVWNSPKPPSDDLLWPDIGLPIVVVRTEKNSLNNRFLPWDTVETEAILSIDDDAHLRHDEIMFGFRVWREARDRIVGFPGRYHAWDVNHQSWLYNSNYSCELSMVLTGAAFFHKYYAYLYSYVMPQAIRDMVDDYINCEDIAMNFLVSHITRKPPIKVTSRWTFRCPGCPQALSHDDSHFHERHKCINFFVKVYGYMPLLYTQFRVDSVLFKTRLPHDKTKCFKFI; encoded by the exons ATGCAGCGTAACGGTGGCGGGGGGGGCGCCGGGGGCCAGCCATGGGTGCTACGCCGTGTGCGTCTAACCTGGCTCAGTTTCATGCTCTTCTTCATCCTGGTTTTCTTCCCACTCATTGCCCACTACTACCTCACGACCATTGACGAGGCCGGGGGTCCCGACAAGCGCATCTTcgggccgcggcccggcg TGTGCGAGGCCAAACATGTGCAGGACTTGTGCCGAATCCGCGAGTCGGTCAGcgaggagctgctgcagctggaggccAAGAGGCAGGAGCTCAACGGGGAGATCGCCCGACTCAACCTGCGCATCGAGGCCTGCAAGCGAAGCATCGACAGCGCCAAGCAGGACCTGCTGCAGCTGAAGAACGTGATCAGCCAGACGGAGCATTCCTATAAAGAGCTAATGGCCCAGAACCAGCCACGGTTGTCCCTACCAGTCCGGCTGCTGCCAGACAAGGAGGACCTGGGACTGCCGCCACCCAAGTCTGCCCGCTCCTGCCGCCTCCGCTCCTGCTTTGACTATGCGCGCTGCCCTCTTACTTCTGGGTTTCCTGTGTATGTCTACGACACAGGCTCCTATCAATGGGCAGATTATCTTGACCCACTGGTGAAGCAGGCTTTTGCAGCATCAGTTAAGAGCAACATTTATATAACCGATAACCCCAGCATTGCTTGTCTGTATGTAGTGCTGGTAGGGGAGCTACAGgagtcctcctccccaccgccatctccTTTAGAGCTGGAAAAGCAACTCAAAGCTCTCCCTTACTGGAGGTCTGATGGGCACAATCATGTACTGGTGCATTTCTCCAGAAAGTCCATGACTCAGAACTTCCTCTATAATGTGAGCACAGGTCGGGCAGCAGTTGCTCAGTCCACCTTCCTGGAGCAGCAGTACCGCGAGGGCTTTGACTTGGTCCTTTCCCCACTGGTTCATGCACTCGCCGAACCTAATTTTTTGGAAGTGCCCCCTCAAGTTCCCGTAAAGAGGAAATACCTCTTCACCTTCCAGGGGGAGAGGGTGGAGTCACTGAGGAGCAGCTTACAGGAGGCGCCCCCTCAGTCTTTCGAGGAGGAAATGGAAGGAGACCCACCAGCCGACTACGACGATCGCATCATCGGCACCTTGAAGGCAGTGCAGGACAGCCACTTGGACCAGGTGCTGGTGGAGTTCACGTGCAAGAACCCACAGCCGAGTTTGCCCACGGAGTGGGCTctctgtggagagagggaggaccgGCTGGAGGTCCTCAAGGCTTCAACTTTTGGCTTGGTGATTTCCCCAGGGGACGGACACCTGGTGGCCTCAGCAGGCTGTGGGATGAGGCTCTTTGAGGCCCTTGAAGTAGGGACCATTCCAGTCGTGCTAGGGGACCACGCCAGACTACCATATCACCAGTTTATTCGCTGGAGTGAAGCAGCCATTATCGTCCCAAAGCCTCGTGTCACAGAGCTACACTTCCTGCTACGCAGCCTATCGGACAACGACATGTTGGCGATGAGGCGTCAGGGCCGCTTCCTGTGGGAGACCTACTTCTCCACCACGGAGAATGTTCTTAACACCCTCCTGGCCAGCATCAGAACCAGCGTCCAGGTTCCTGCCGCACCCATCAAAGAAGAGCCCGCCCACGAGATTCCCCACAAAGCGGGGAAGATGGCAGGAACGGATGCCAACCTGGCTGACAACGGTGATCTGGATTTGGGTCCTGTTGAGACAGAGCCCCCCTACGCCTCTCCACGCTTCCTCCGCAACTTCACATACACAGTTTCAGACACTTATAGAGCGTGGAACCGGGCCCCGGGGCCTTTCCATCTGTTCCCTCACACTCCTCTGGACCCTGTGCTGCCGTCTGAAGCCAAATTCCTTGGCTCGGGTACTGGCTTTAGGCCTATTGGTGGAGGTACGGGAGGCTCGGGGAAGGAGTTCCAGGCAGCTCTCGGAGGAAATGTGCCCCGAGAACAATTCACCGTGGTGATGCTGACTtatgagagggaggaggtgctgATGAACTCTCTGGAGAGACTGAATGGACTGCCGTACCTCAACAAGGTAGTGGTGGTGTGGAACTCGCCAAAGCCTCCTTCGGATGACCTGCTGTGGCCGGACATCGGCCTGCCGATTGTG GTTGTTcgcacagagaagaacagcctcaACAACCGCTTTCTTCCCTGGGACACCGTGGAAACCGAGGCCATCCTGTCGATTGACGATGACGCTCATCTCCGCCACGACGAGATCATGTTCGGGTTCAG AGTGTGGCGTGAGGCCAGAGATCGCATCGTGGGTTTCCCCGGGCGGTATCATGCGTGGGACGTGAACCACCAGTCCTGGCTGTACAACTCCAACTACTCCTGTGAGCTCTCCATGGTCCTGACGGGAGCGGCTTTCTTCCATAAG TACTACGCCTACTTGTACTCCTACGTGATGCCCCAAGCCATCAGGGACATGGTGGACGACTACATAAACTGCGAGGACATTGCCATGAACTTCCTGGTCTCGCACATCACCCGCAAACCACCCATCAAG gTGACATCACGTTGGACCTTCCGCTGTCCCGGCTGCCCTCAGGCGCTCTCGCACGACGACTCGCATTTCCACGAACGGCACAAGTGCATCAACTTCTTCGTCAAGGTGTACGGCTACATGCCGCTGCTGTACACGCAGTTCCGCGTGGACTCGGTGCTGTTTAAGACTCGTTTGCCCCACGACAAGACCAAGTGCTTCAAGTTCATCTAG